From a region of the Prevotella melaninogenica genome:
- a CDS encoding acyloxyacyl hydrolase, translating into MRKLLFIPSLLLSVVASAEEYDSIAIPKTGVEMRYIPAQTLCLDKEPRIWTKTKETHAIAAQLNITPTENDFARDYNYPTFSVGLRYNLNHGTTMHKDTPWGEAQPVDYTSKLGNFLTLYGTFNRPLYRSEHWQWGYYLGTGVGYTSLKYNQKNNIDNEYIGSHLNIFFTAGLYGQYKVAKEWSVKAGLDFAHHSNGAMARPNKGANYLGPFLGIVYEPEKETTKVAKGNTLPKNPFQKYWFTEFTLGVGGKTLLEDWQQTQFETPQGHPDYRREQFAFYGAYSFHTHLLYRYARRWASGVGFGLFYGDYISRVAQHDKEHGYTGEKHSPWSLSIEGRHEIFYGNMSVRVSLGYYLYRHMGYKSRNGLERPYHEQVGVFYSFPKLKNLTLGFSVNAHATKADFTELQITMPVRL; encoded by the coding sequence GTGAGAAAACTCCTTTTCATACCTTCTTTACTACTCTCTGTAGTTGCTTCTGCAGAAGAGTATGATTCTATAGCTATACCCAAAACAGGGGTAGAGATGCGTTATATCCCTGCCCAAACCTTATGTTTAGATAAGGAACCACGTATTTGGACTAAGACGAAAGAGACGCATGCTATAGCTGCACAACTAAATATCACACCAACAGAGAATGATTTTGCACGTGATTATAACTACCCTACATTCTCTGTTGGTCTGCGCTATAACCTTAACCATGGGACAACTATGCATAAAGATACCCCATGGGGAGAGGCACAGCCAGTAGATTATACCAGTAAATTAGGTAACTTCCTAACCCTATATGGTACATTCAACCGTCCACTTTATCGTAGTGAACACTGGCAATGGGGCTATTACTTAGGCACTGGTGTAGGCTATACTTCGCTAAAATATAACCAAAAGAACAATATTGACAACGAATATATTGGCTCGCACCTTAATATCTTCTTCACAGCAGGACTGTACGGACAATATAAGGTGGCAAAAGAGTGGAGTGTAAAGGCAGGATTAGACTTCGCACACCATAGCAATGGGGCTATGGCACGACCCAACAAAGGAGCAAACTATTTAGGTCCATTCCTTGGTATTGTATACGAACCAGAGAAAGAAACAACAAAGGTTGCAAAGGGGAACACACTTCCTAAAAATCCCTTCCAAAAGTATTGGTTTACTGAATTTACGCTTGGAGTAGGTGGTAAAACTTTACTTGAGGATTGGCAGCAGACACAATTTGAAACTCCACAAGGACATCCTGATTATCGTAGGGAACAATTTGCTTTCTACGGAGCTTATTCTTTCCATACTCACCTACTCTATCGTTATGCACGTCGCTGGGCATCTGGCGTAGGCTTTGGTCTTTTCTATGGAGATTATATTAGTAGAGTTGCACAACATGATAAGGAACATGGATACACTGGAGAGAAGCATAGTCCGTGGTCACTGAGCATTGAAGGTCGTCACGAGATCTTTTATGGTAACATGTCTGTTCGTGTCAGCTTAGGTTATTACCTCTACCGACACATGGGTTATAAATCACGTAATGGATTAGAAAGACCTTATCATGAACAAGTTGGTGTGTTTTATAGTTTCCCTAAGCTGAAGAATCTTACTTTAGGCTTTAGCGTTAATGCACATGCAACAAAGGCAGACTTCACTGAACTACAAATAACAATGCCTGTGAGACTATAA